Genomic window (Lutra lutra chromosome 17, mLutLut1.2, whole genome shotgun sequence):
AGAGAAGTTATGAAACTTGCCTGAGGCTCTGCAGAAGTGAGAAACAAGTTTATTCCCTGCACAGTGGTGAGACCAACGAATTTCAGTGTAAGCTGACCTCTAGCCCAAGTGGCctcactcccctcctcccagaaaTCCAGGGAccgctctctctcccactgctcgGGAGCACCTGCTGCTTCTGGACCACTTCTTCTGGAGAATTGTACCTGCTCCTTCTAAGGGTGGAATTTAGGGTCCCTGAAGCCCCATGTGATCTGCCACCAGCACCCTCATGACCCTTGCTCTTTAAGCCCGAAGGCTCCTACGTGTTCTCCCAGCAGGTCAGCCCATGCACCTGTCATTCTGTTTGCCTTAAGTGCTTCCACCATGGCTCTCTGCCTTTGTGCCACTGAGGTTTTATTACCCTCTGACCACTCCATTCCCCGAGATCTCACTCCCATGAAACCCACGACAGCAAAAActattttcaacttatttgaGATAAAATCGATAcctcataaaattcacccattttaagtgtacaagtCAATGCTTTTCAGCAAATTTACTAAGGTAGGCAACTCTCACTTTCATCcagtttagaacattttcatctgcCCAGTAAGACCCCGTCCTGGTCATTTATAGTAAATCCCCCTAAGTCCCCAGGACGAGTAATCTATTTTCTACAGATACAAATTggcccattctggacatttcatatagtGGAAGCATACAGTGTATGGCCTTTTATGTCCACTTGTTTCACTTGGCATGTTTTTGCGGTTATAGTACTCATAGGTACTTCATTCCATCTTACAGGCAAATAGTATCCCATCGTAGGGACAGGGACAGGCCACGATCCATCCTTTCAGCAGCGGATAGACCACCGGTGGCAGGGGGGTGGTTTCCTACTTTCTGGCTAATATGAATAATGCTGAACACTGCTGTGAACACTGCTGAAGCAGATACGGATGGTGGAGCTGGATCACACAGTAAACTGATATTAACTGTTTTAAGAAACTGCTTTCCAAGGTCACTCTACCATTTCATATTCTTACCAGCAACGTATGAGAGGATTCCCACTCCTTAACCTCCTGCCAACCATCTGGCCTTGTCCGATTTTTTGCCTATAGCCATTCCAGCGGGCATAAAAGGGTTATCTCACtgtactccataaatatttgaatgaataaaccCATAACCTCTGAAGTCAGACAGAACTGGGGTTTGAACCCCAGGGGTGATCCTTAACAAGCTGCGTTGCCTGGAGTGAGTCACTTCCCCACCGAGGAGCCTGAAGACAGAACGGCGATGCCCTCAAGGGCAGAGTGTCTGCTACTGATTATGTGACCCCTaaatcatcattaccatcattagTCTTCTCGTTATTACCATCACCCCGGAGACAAGCCCACACCAGTGACCAGGATGATGGCAGCCACCATCTGTTAGGTACCTACCACCACACGCCAGGTTCCCTTCTCAGCCCTTGACATATTAATGCTCTCATCTAACGACAACCCTATGAAATTGGTACTGGGATGGTCCCTCCTTTGCAGATGGAGAAGCGGAGACAGAGTTTAGGTCACTTGCCCGAAATCACAGAGTCAGTGACAGAGCCGACAGCACAGCCAGGCCACTGGCTCCAGATCCTCAGGCTCTCCATCACTGCCTTAGGCTGCCTGTCCTTATAAGGCAAATTAGATGGCTGCCTTTCCAGAGAAGCAGATAAGAATCAAGTGGGGGATCCGAGAGGGGAAGATGAGATTGGCTCAGGGTAGTCTCAGGCATCCCCTCCGAGACAGCCTGAGAGCAAGGCACAGAGTAGTGGAATTTGCTCCTCATTTTGCATATTGGCTGGAGCTGATAAAGGAGCTAAACGCATCTTTTGTGCGATTGCTCAATGGTGAATGATGTCACGGGTCTTTATCAGTTCTGCCAGATAATAGCTAACTTACACTGTTCTCCAGAAGCTGGCAAAGATCTGGGCGCAGAGCAGCTGAGTTCTCAAATAAGCAGGTAAGCATGGGGCCCTGAAGGGCTTGAGAGGGGGCCCCTTGGTGGAAAGGGACAGGGAATAGGGTACGACCAGGAAGACAGGCAGGCTGACCATTTTGGAGAAAGCATCAGAGGGCACGAAGGGGCCGCGTGGAGGGGTGGGAGACAGTGTTCCCTGCCAATGGTTGAGATGCTGCTGGCATGGGGCATgaagtccccccacccctgagcCTGTCCCCTCCATCTAGCTGTCTCTTTCTCCAGTGGCCATCACCATGGGCACAAGTCCGAAATGGTCCTTCTTCCCCGGTGATCACTGGCTCTACTTCTCCGTGTACCTCTTCACCTTCATCGTGGGGCTCCCCCTCAACATGATGGCCCTGGTGATCTTCGTGGGCAAGCTGCGGCGGCGCCCAGTGGCCGTGGATGTGCTTTTGCTCAACCTGACCCTCTCCGACCtgctcctgcttctcttcctgccatTCCGCATGGTGGAGGCTGCCAGTGCCATGCACTGGCCCCTGCCCTTAGTCTTCTGCCCCATCTCTGGATTCCTCTTCTTCACCACCATCTACCTGACCTCCCTCTTCCTCACAACTGTAAGCATTGAGCGCTTCCTGAGCGTGGCCTACCCACTATGGTACAAGGCCCGGCCCAGGCCTGGACAGGCCAGCCTGGTCAGCGGGGTCTGCTGGCTCCTGGCCAGCGCTCACTGCAGCGTGGTCTATGTCACTGAATTCTCAGGGAACTCCTCCCACAGCCAGACTATGAACAGCACTTGCTACTTGGAATTCGAGGAGGCCCAGCTGGCTGTCCTCCTCCCCGTCAGGCTGGAGATGGCTGTGGTCCTTTTTGGGGTGCCCCTGCTCATCACCAGCTACTGCTACGGCCGCCTGGTGTGGGTGCTCAGCAGGGGAACCAACCACCGACGGAAGCGGCGGGTGATTGGGCTTGTGGCAGCCACCCTGCTCAACTTCCTTGTCTGCTTCGGGCCCTACAACGTGTCTCATGTCGTGGGCTACATCAAGGGTGAAAGCCCGGCGTGGCGAAGTTATGTGCTGCTTCTTAGCACCCTGAATTCCTGTGTCGACCCCCTTGTCTACTACTTCTCATCATCCGGATTCCAGGCTGACTTCCACGAGCTGCTGAGAAGGCTGACGGGGGGCAGGGGCCCTTGGAAGCTGGAGGGCACCATGAAGCTAAAGAAGGGTGAGGAGGGGGGCAGCCATGGGAGCTGTCCAACGTAGGGAACAGGAAGCGGACTCTGGCAGTGGCCAGGCAGTTCCTAGCTGGAGTCAGGCAGGACTGGGGAGTGAGATGGGGGAGCCAGGGGTTGATGCAGCTGGGGCCGAGCAGGCACCCAGCCTCCTCAAGGATGCTCACCCAAGCCTAGCTCTCGGCCTTACCCAACTGCCCTCCTTTTCcattccccctctgcccccccacccctgaagCTGTGGATTGAGCCCTGGGAGACAGTCAGGATGAGAGCGTGCTCTGGAGAAAAATGACCTCCCATGGCAGCAGGGCGGCTCCCGTGCTTTTTGGAAAGTAAAGGAGGAGTTGAGAGCAGTGACCAGGGACTGAGGGAGCTGCCTGGTGGCTTGGGACAGGAGGGGGAAGAAGCCACCCTCTAGAGCTGCTCCTACTCTCAGGTCAAGAGTGGGTACACAAAACCCCAGGCTTGAGGGAGCATCCTGCTCTCATGCGGATTTTTCCAGAAAGTTTCCATTGTTCAGTAAATTCAGATTTTCGGggacatttatgaaaaataatagaagaaaaattaccTAAATAAATCTGGCAGCAAGTAAAAGAGAatggtctttccttttttttttttttgagagagagaacaggcataCATGTGcaggtggggtttggggggtgcagagagagagagagaatctcaagcaggctctacacccagtgcagagcctgacacagggcttgaactcacaaccctgagatcatgacctgagctgaaatcaagaaatcaagagttggatgctcaaccgccacccaagggcccctgtCTTTTTCTTATGGTATATCTAGGCCAAATGGTATTGGTGCATGGAAGCATAAAACACCTAGACTCCGAAGGAAAAGAGCTAAAATCCCTAGATGTCAGGAGAGGATCTGTGTCGGAGGAATAAAAGTAACAGCTACTCTATGGGAAGGACTTGGCCTCACCCACTAGCTTCTTCCATCCTCTCACCAACCACAGAAGATACTATGAGATTATTCCCACTTTGCAGGTGAAGGGATGGGCCAAGAAGCTGAAATCTCCTACCTGAGATCCTACAGTCTGTAAGTGATTGCAGCAGGCCTGGAGGCCAGAATTAGCTGACCCCGACTCCCATGTCCCTCACCCactctcctcttctgcctccagcTGTGTGTCATCTGCAGAGAGGGGGCTGAGTCTGGCTTCCAGAGCCAGCAAGACAGTCTGCCCAGGACAGATGTAAACAGGCCATGAGGACAACTGGAACGACATGCAAAGCAGCTTGGCTGTTGCTAAGTCCTCTTCCCTCATTATTAGAAACCCACTCGAAAAAACAAAGCTTATCAGTCAGCACAGTTGACTTCAAAGACAGATGTATGTTCTTAAGAGCTATTTTTATCAAGATGGGACCATTTAGTAAGCTTTCCTTTCCTACTGAGGGGTGGTGCATGAGAAAGCGTGGGTTAGAGCCTCCTCTACCAGCAAGGCGACCAGAACAACATGGGCACCTGTTTGTACTCACTCTGCTCTAGTTCAAAAACATTTGTTGTGTACCTACTGTGTGCAGCTGGCTGGGCTGAGAACTGCAAGGGCTTTTAATATGAACGTCTTTAGCATCTGCTTTTCTCCTGGGGTGAAGGTCACTGGAGAACCACGGCTGGCTGTGGGTGCAGGGCCGGGTTTCAGATGGAAGGGGAGAGACATCATCTCAGCGCCGAGATGGAGGcatgtgctgtctctctgacTGTGACTCATCTTCTGTCCCAAGGCACTCAGCCCTGGTGACAGCCAAGAACTTAATAAAAACATGAGTCTACATGGTTCAGATAGGGAACAAAGGTTGACATGGAGTCCTGTGACTCCAGAATTGGTAACAAGGACCCAACTCAGAACAAAAAGGAATTGGAAATCCCGTGTTCTAGAGAGAGCCACAAAGAACAGGAACCTGACTCCTCTCCCAGGGTTTACAGTGAGGAAGAAGACGCAGCTTTGAGGGCTTTAGGGCTTCCAACTATCCCCCAGCATTAACCCCTTCCCAGTCCGTATAAGCAAAAGGCTAGGGGTGGGGAGAGTGAAAAGTCATCAGAGGCTGGGTAGTTGTCTGGGCCATGGTGAGGGGACTGTGGTGGCATTTTCCATATCTTGCGGAAGCCAAGGGACAGGGGTGCTCAGGGAATGGCAGGTGTCTTCTGCGACTGTTGCCCTGTGCCTGTCCAGGCAGAGAAATGGGACAACAGACAGGTGGCATGGGAGTGTCTATGTGCATGACGAGCACTGTGCTCTCTCACCAGCTGGCCGAGCAAGCAGGTGAGAGCTCCCCATGGGTGAAGTGGAAATTCTAGATGCTGGAAGAGGTCAAACCAGGTTGGCTCTCTGAAGACAGAGGTCAGAAGAACTCAATTCTAGCTACAACAGAAAGCCAGTAAGCGGGCATCCAATGCACAGCGGACACCAAAAGCTACTCGGTATTTAGCTAAAGCACTGTTGCCCAAACTTTTTTGTGTCTCCATCCCCTCAAGGAGCCTTGTTGGGTATTTCTTCCTATTCATCACCTTCTTCTGCACTGccctttaaattttaatacaaCACACACACTAGATACCTGTTTATGGGTACGGCCGTTTGGAAGGCCACAAACCATTGCTCCCCTGAGgttcattttcccctctttggGGGACAGTGTTGGCCCTGCTGAGGATGCACGAGCTAGAGAAGTGGTTTTACCTCACAGAGTGATAAGGCCCATCTCATGCAACTGTAGCCCAATGAAGTGATGTTTACTAGGCTGCCGGAGCAAAGGAGACCACATTCCAGAGGAAGCATGGGCGCCTCACCAGAGAAGAGACAGGGGTATTTTAGGATTTGGGGTGAGGGGAATATTTGGGTGAACTTTTAGTGAAGCAGTGCTTGACAAGCTCAGCGCAAAGACACCTgtttgcagggacgcctgggtggctcagttggttaagccgctgccttcggctcaggtcatgatcccagcgtcctgggatcgagtcccacatcgggctccttgttctgtggggagcctgcttctccctctgcctctgcctgccactctgtctgcctgtgctcgctctctctctctctctgacaaataaataaataaaatcttaaaaaaaaaaaaaaaagacacctgtTTGCAAAGAGCTCAATGTCAGGTCCGGGCTGAGAAGTGGACTCTGGGTCCTGTTCTTctggaaaatatgaagaaaaggtAAAGGCAGAATTCTGTGTCTGAAAACCCTTGTTCTGAAGCTCTGGGAGTTGAAAAGCTGGACTGCTTCTCGGTGTCACATGCTCCTGCTCTGACTCTCGGAGCAGCAAGGGGGATGTTCAGTTCTTCACCAACCGGATTTCAAACAGCCAATTTTCTGACAGTGGGATTTTAGGAAGTAAGGGTTATCAGcaatataattttgttaattaaaaaaacaagttctTCAAGGTTTACAAAAGGAACTCATTGATGGCCATGATGGAGGAGGAGATTTCCTTTCCTAGTAGGAAGAGTCCCCCTGCAGCACAacccagaaggaggagaggaaggacagaTATGACCCATCCCTGCCACAGGTTCTCTGGGCCACAGGTCAGGTCTCAGCATATAGGGAACAGAGAGGAAGccagaagttttaaatttccaAGTGCACCAGGAACCGAGGGAGGCTATTCACAAAGTCATTAAGAAACTGGCAGAGAGGGgagctggggtggctcagtcggctaagtaattgccttcgactcaggtcatgatctcagggttctgggatcgagtcccacatcaggctccttgctcagcggagagtctgcttctccctctccctctgccctccactccccctgctgtgctcgtgctttctctctctccctctcaaataactaactaactaactaactaatctttaaagaaaaaaagagagagagaagggcagaggcagtTAAGTACAGCTTGGCTGATGGCCGTGAGTGTTGCAGGGTTGTGCTACAAGTTCAAACTCTCTGTAGACCAGTGCCCAtcagaggagggcagggggcaggcaggaaagcagagggaaaatgGTATGGTGAGGCAGGCTGACTTGCTGTCTTTTCCTAAGTTGAAGACACCACCTGTGACCAGAGCCTTTCGCTGTTCTAGCAAGCAGCCTCTCAGCCAGTGAACGTGCCTGGCAGGGTAAAAGGAAGCTGTGATGCAGGGCCGAGAGGTCAGTCTGCCTCAGCTGGGTGCTGGTCAGGGTTGGGGGAGCAAGAAAGGAGGTGAAGGACAGACGGGGGTGAGCAAGAAGCTTTGGACTGGTTGCAAAACTCATCCCAAAGCAGGAAACAGAGCAGCAATAAAGGTAAGAGAATGTGGAAGACCTCGGGCCATGTATTCCGGGAGATGAGCAATAAGTGGGACACAGAGTCtgctgtggaggaaaaaaataaagtgaaatagtGTGAGAAAGTGCTCAACtttttaccttcctctctctgataTGACctctcccattaaaaaaaaaaagaacctaaggCAATATAGGTAGTTGCAGCCCTTAAAACTGCAGAGTCTATGAGAAGCCTGCTGATTTCCCTTTAAGGCCAGTTCTGAAAAACCATTTGAATGGCCGGAGATCAAGGCACCAATATGCCGGCCAGCAATCTGGGAaaaggatgctgggatcacaTTCCAGAaaagaatgggagagaagaaatgaagtcTGAGAAAGTGGGTGGGCATGGGATGGTGCACAGAGCTCACCGCCCCCCTCCCAACCATGGAAGCATGGAGCAAGGGGAGAGAAAATgttgcagaagaggaaatggggtCCAGAAATGTTTTTGGAAGGGAGGTGATTTCGCGGAATTTAGACTCATTTCACTGAATTTAGACAACCAAATCAACCAACCGTCCCCTGGTGCAAAACCCCCAGTTCCAGCATTAAATTGTAATTGGCACTAATCACGACGATATCATTCCCCTTTATTGGTGACTGCTCTCAGAATGTACACACAGTGACCCAATTCTAGACGGCAAAAGATAAGAAGTCTGCAGGGAAAGGAGGATGTCTGGGAAAGATTTTTCTCCATACTGAAAGAGATAGCTGTGTGAGGAGCTGCCCTCCCCCTTCCTGGTTTGGAAACTTTTACATGAAGATGTGATACTTAGAGCTATGGCAGCTATTAGGGGGCCATAAGGCCACAAACTTGAGAAAGGAAGCTAACAAGCTAGGGGTGGCAAAAGAGAAGGATAAAAAGGCCTTGTTGAGCTGGGACCCCTACCTCCACACTCATTGTCAATAAACACTCCTATAGCTGACTCACTATTAGCCAGAGAGTCTCTCTAACTCGTGGCAAATGCATCTTAACTGTAACAGATAAGCCTCTCTCTAAACCAGACTCTAAACATCCTATGTCCTACTAGAATCCACTTGGTGACGTCTTCTCATCTTCTAACTTGTTTAACAATCCTGGAATTTCTAAATTCTGACTATTTACTTTGGAGGAACTATGAAATCCTAGTGTTTATCTTACATATCAGAGCTGGACTCAAGGGAATTTCTTATGGATCCCAACAAGCGGCTCTTGTACCACGATGTTGGGACTCCCCTCATTCGAAGGCTTATGAGAGCTGATTGGCTGGGTCTGTGAGGACACAGCATTACaagacaaaaaacccaaacctactgaatgggaccTTTTTCTGAGGCTGAATATCATCTGACTGATAGTCTGGGTTGCAAGCAGCTCTCCTTTTATTGATAAAAATTCCCATGCTTGTTATGGGACACAGATTGCCATGGAAACAAGAGAGGgttgcatggggtggggggatcaTGAACGATATCCTCAGTGTTCTTAGAAACAGGAGAGCTACGCAGTCTTCTTGCCTGTGGAGTCACTGTCACACACATAATGGCTACATGACGATGACAAGGTGTCTTCCTGGATCCCTAATTCACCACTTAACAATGTGTGTGCATGGTTAGGAGTTTGTGGCTTACCTTGTCCCTGCCCCCCCTTCTAATAATTGTTGCCTAGTGGTTCTCAGTGCTCAGAGCACAACCCTCATCTTTCTGACACCCTAGAAACCTCTTTCGGAATAACTCCTTATTTGCTCATCCTCTGGAAAACCATCAAATTATATGCTGTGACTCAAAAGGTCAGCTGGAGAACACATAAACGGGAAAGTTCACTGCAGAGTGGACTGAACAAACAGGCCAGCAAGCTTGGGCCCTGGTTGAGGGTGCTGACAAGTGTTCCTGCTGTTGCATGCCCTCCCACCATACCCTAGCCAGCCTGATAAGGCATCAGGCCAGGatctgggaaaagagaagagaaaaacacaggcTTTGGAGGCATTACTTGTGACCTCACAACGCAGCAATGTCCTCCCAGGTGTTACTCGGGAGGATGAGAGCAACCCTGTGCACACAGAcggtacacaaatattcatagcggCTTTAATCACCATAGCCCcaaatggaaaatggtgcagGTGTCCATCAGGagagaacaaatttaaaaactgtgatGTAGCCATGCAACAGAATACCTCCAGGGAATAAAAGTAATGAACTGCTGACCTAGGTAACAGTATGTAGCCTCTGACTCTGATACTGCGATTTATAATAACAAATAGATTTGGTCTTCAGCCAAGGGTCCTGGTTGCTCGGCGGCCCATTCCTGCcatagagctcctaaaacccttgggatTTTCTAAGTGATGAGAGTGACAAAGGGGTCTTTTGTTATACTGAGGTGACTGTTGGATCCCCACTTAAGGATGGGGACTGGCTGCCAGCGGGACCAGCTGAGGGATCAGAGGGTTGGAGGAGGAACAGGGGCTAGAGGCTGAATCAATCCCAGTGGCTAGTGATTTCATCAATCTGCCTcggtaatgaagcctccatattAACTCAAAAGGGTGGGGTGCAGAACTGCAACTGGGGTGCTTCCAGTTGGTGAATACGTCGAGATTTGGGGAGAGCAGCATGCtaggagagggcatggaagctctgcaGCCCTTCCCCATCCCATCGCTTGCCCTGTGTGTCTCTTCCATCCAGCTATTCCTGAGTTATAGCCTTTTACAATAGATGGGTATCTAGcaagtaaaatgtttctgtgagttctgcgagccactctagcaaattaattggaCCCTAGAAGGGGATCGTGGGAACCTCCAATCTGCAGCCAACGGGTCAGAAGCAGAAGTGGACAAGCTGGACCAGCAATTGGTGTCTTGAGTGATGGTGGGGCATGGGACAGGTGGGATGGTGGGGGAAGGACCGGCGGGGGAGGGTAGTCTTCTAGGACTAAGCCCCCTAACCTGTGGAACGTGACATTACCTCTAGGGAGACAGCGTCAGTATTCAGTCGAATCACAAGACACCCAGCTAGTGTccagagaattgcttggtggtgtggggtggggggcagtcccACTCCTGGTTAGAATTGGTACCAGAACCCTACactgacagaaagcagatgaatGGTCACCAGGAAccagggatgggagggaaggggaagatgcCCGAGTGGTACTTGAGAGGGATGGAAGTATTCTATAACTTGATTGGGATGGGGGTGACACAGATTTCTAAATTTGTCAAAACAAATCCAACTCTATGCttaaaatggatgcattttaCTGTGTGTAAATTTAGCCTTTCTAAAAACAGTTACAAAAGTCACATCACCCTGCCTCTCTGGGTCACTTCTTGTTATGTGTGTACATAGTGTCGGCCATACACCCTCCCCCGTTTTGACGAGCCACGCAGGTCTCTGCCTTTGTGGTGCCACTCTGCTGAAGTGACAGCTAGAGGGTGACCCAGATTGCAGGAAAAGGCCCGAAACCATGGTACAAATAGGTGAGAAAATGGCAACCGGCTCTTATCTTGGTGCTGGAGACCCACGGGGTGTAGCAGGGACGAGGCTGACAAGGGAATGCACCACTCGTCACAACTCAACTCCAGTCTTGTTGTGTGGGGCTGCCATACCTTCCCATTCTTCTAGATGAAAACCCAGCAGCTGCTGCTGGTTTTGAAATCTTATCTTTTTTGAAGCCGATAAAATGTTTTGTGTTGTGTGTGGTGAACCTGAGACAAACCTGAGGGTTGTGGTCTGGCGCCTGGGCTTGGATTCAATCTGTGGCCTTGCAGCAGGGGAGGCTGAGGAGGGTTTGTGTACTGGGAATGGGTGAGGAAAGAAGTAGGAGGAAGTGTCGTTTTGCCACAAGTGCAGCTTGGAGATAACTTTGCCCAGATCAGCAGGCAAACAGTTGCAGAGATCTGCTGACTTTGTAAAATCATTCTCAGTATTCCCAAgtacccccccccaccaccacgcCCCAGCAGCCTAGCAGCCTGGCTCTGAGAGCTGCGCCTCCTACCCctctccactccctgccccctcccatcccctATCCCCGTTTCCCACGTTAGAGAGATGTCTCTGAGGAACACAGACAGCAGCAACAGCATCTACCTATCTGCCCGTGCCAGAAACCCAGGAATCgctttggtttttttaattattattaaaggtTTCTTACGTTTTTTAAATGGTCatataataaaaaaggaacttTTTCAGGGAGGACTCCACAGTTCTGTGAATTTGAACACTCATGGATTCCTGTAACCACCACTGCAGGCAAGATAAAGAACTGCTCTAGTCACATCCTCCCCTGGCTCCTGACCACTTAACAACCACAGACCTATcacagttttatcttttcaaaaatgcCACCTAAAGGGAATGAAACAGTTGCTAAACTTTTGACACTGGCTTCTCTTACTGGGCACAATGTCCTTGAAATTCACTTCGATTGCTGTGAGCATCACGGTTTGTTCCATTATCTGGCTCTACCATGACGTGCCCATCTTCACACCTGCCAAAGGACATTGGCCTGCTTGCTGGTTAAGGCAGTGATGGGTAGAGCTGCTTGAAACGTTCACATGCAATGTCTGTGTGGactcaagttttcatttctcGAGGTCAGATATCCAGGAGACAGACGGTTAAGTCATCTGGTAattgtatgtttaacttttttttttttttaaagattttatttatttatttgacagacagagaccacagtaggcagagaggcaggcagagagagaggggaagcaagctcccgatgcggggctccatcccaggaccctgagatcatgaccttagccgaaggcagaggcttaacccactgagccacccaggcgccctgtatgtttaacttttagaGAGACCTTCAGCCTATGTGTTGGTGGCTGTGCCATTCTGCATTCCTTCCAGCAATATGAGAGATCCGGTGGCTGCACAACCTTGCAGCACATGTGGGGTGGTGTTTCTATTTTGGCCATTCAGACAGGTGTCTGGGGGGCAGGCAGCCATCCTTGATGCCTGTTCCTTTACAGCCCACAGGCAATTTATCATCAAGTCCTACTGCTTCTATCTCCAGATCACATCTTGCATGAATCCGCTCCTCGGCAGAACGCACGGCAACCATTATCTGTCACCTGGACTACAGAAGCTTCCAACCTCGTTTTTCTTCTTGCCCTTAACCCCATTAAGTCCACACCACAGCCAGAGGGCCGGCTGAAGGACACTAATTGGATCAGGTCATTGTCAACTATtcattcctctcccctctcaggcCCTGTGCCATCCAGCTCCACCTCTCAGCGTTTCTAAGCTCCTGGAGGGCCGCCTTCACTGACATTGCTGCGCTGGCCTGGCCTCAATCAAATAGTACCTAGCACTGAGTAGGCATTtggtatttgataaataaatgaatgaataataataagTATCTCTGATTTTCTACTagtataaataatgctataaggAACATCCTTTTCCATAAATGCTAGTGCATTTGTACATTTCCTAAGGGGTACTGCAAtattacatagtatatatatttgatttttttatgagTACTGACAAATTACCTTCCCCAGATGAATCAATTCTCTGTTCCTTAGCCATCAGTAGGAGACTTCATAACCTTGCCAACAAGGGGAAAtaccattttttcatttttttaagttgacatttaattttttaaaataggctccatacccagggtggagcccaacataggggcTCAAA
Coding sequences:
- the FFAR3 gene encoding free fatty acid receptor 3, with the translated sequence MGTSPKWSFFPGDHWLYFSVYLFTFIVGLPLNMMALVIFVGKLRRRPVAVDVLLLNLTLSDLLLLLFLPFRMVEAASAMHWPLPLVFCPISGFLFFTTIYLTSLFLTTVSIERFLSVAYPLWYKARPRPGQASLVSGVCWLLASAHCSVVYVTEFSGNSSHSQTMNSTCYLEFEEAQLAVLLPVRLEMAVVLFGVPLLITSYCYGRLVWVLSRGTNHRRKRRVIGLVAATLLNFLVCFGPYNVSHVVGYIKGESPAWRSYVLLLSTLNSCVDPLVYYFSSSGFQADFHELLRRLTGGRGPWKLEGTMKLKKGEEGGSHGSCPT